Part of the Diprion similis isolate iyDipSimi1 chromosome 10, iyDipSimi1.1, whole genome shotgun sequence genome, CAATCCTGTTTCTTAATCATACTATGTGACTAATAAGATAAGAATAATGAACTGTATTTCCCAGGTCATAAGGCATTACCACGGTCACTTGTCAGCAGTTTATTCCATGGCTTTGCATCCAAATATTGATGTACTAGTCACAGCAGGCAGAGATTCGACGGCTCGCGTTTGGGATATGCGAACGAAAGCGAACGTTCACACGCTGGCAGGACATACAAATACAGTAGCCAGTGTGATATGTCAGGCAGCAGAACCTCAGGTGAACGAATGATGTCCACACTAAccgattttataataatagagCTTGCAGCtaattgtattaaaatttttaaggtcATAACTGGTAGTCACGACTGTACGATTAGACTGTGGGACTTGGCTGCCGGAAAATCTAGAGCAACTTTAACGAACCACAAAAAGAGCGTTAGATCCGTTGTGTTTCATCCGACGTTGTGCGTATCTTAAATTTATCCAATCTTCTATCACAGACTTGATTTATGTTGCCCGTTTTCCCGCATTTACTTGGTTTTTTCCGGTATTTTAAGGTACATGTTTGCGTCAGCTTCACCAGATAATATCAAACAATGGAAATGCCCCGAAGGAAAATTCATCCAAAACTTATCTGGTCATAACGCGATTGTCAACTGCCTGGCGGTTAATGCAGATGGTGTACTTGTGTCTGGTGCTGACAATGGTTCCATGCAACTATGGGATTGGAGGACTGGGTGAGATTTCAAATCTCAGATATTCATatgttcaaattaaaaaattttttttggagtAGTCGAAACCGTTCATTTTAATaactaatataatttttatggttAATCAAAGGACGGAAATAATTCTAGCATACGATTTATTTTTGTAGCTACAACTTCCAAAGACTTCAAGCCCCAGTTCAACCTGGTTCAATGGATAGCGAAGCGGGCGTTTTTAGTATTACATTCGACATGTCTGGGACGCGCATGATAACTACTGAAGCCGACAAAACGATAAAAGTCTACAAGGAAGACGACACAGCGGTGCGTTTAGTgttttatatgaaattttgcatgaatttatttatcatgatTGTTTcctattcacaattttttttatttttttgtaaaacaaaacttaaatatatttgtatgCAACGACCAAATAGTATGACTATAATCTACGTCTGGAATTTCCGTTTCGTTTCACCGTTGATTATTGTAATCGATAATAATCATTTCGTGACTAATTAAACGTATGAATGATTCTTTACAGTCCGAAGAAAGTCATCCGATTAATTGGAGGCCTGACATCATTAAGCGAAGAAAATATTAGTGAATACATCAACATTAAGCAACGGTGtgtttatacaataataatttaaagatAAGTTGTATCGTTAGACGATTTACGAATTGATTGTAAATAAAGCTTGCATTTTCACAACTGTTGAGTACGATTAGATTTAATGTTTTAAAGTTCCTCGTCCAAGTTGAAATCTTCCTCTGGATAGTCTCCAACCTTGATATGCGCAGGCTTCAAAAAACCACCGTAATTCGGCAGGCAGTCGAAATACCTTTTTCCTTGGACGCTAGAAATACAAATATTAACCTTAGATGAATATTAACTGTTTGGAAAACAACATTAAGATGACCAAGTACCGAAATGACTTACGATCCGTCATTTTTTCCCAGTGGTTCGTCGTATTTGACACCAATCCACCAACCAGACTTAAATTCGGTTttacctgaaaaaaattattaaaaaatcgttgaatcaGTGCAAAAGAACATAAAGGATACAACAGAGTCAAAATATTGTGGTAATTGGATAGCCGTTGTTCATAATTACTTACCAACATACATGACCGTTCCTCTACGTCTTGGTTGATTTGGTACTTGAGTTTCGCAGCGATCACCGACCTTGCAAGCTTTGGCAGCGGCTTCATCTGCCTCTTCTTCTCGACGCTTCTCCTCTTCCCTTCTTTTAGTTTCCTCCTCATTATATTTACCCAACTTATTTCTCTCGAGGAATGCCTTGACTGTATCtgagaagaaattttctactgtcattatgattatttattaaagcatgaaattgaaatataattctttGATGTCCAAGTAATGATCAGCAGTAAAGTAGCATTTGCTCAGTTTTTACTGTTGGAAGTCTGAGTTTTTATACATGCAATAAATGTATTAATTACCGGATCGTTTGGCGTACTCAGATTCAGACAGTTCGAATTTATCCACTTGTGCAGTTTCATCGTCAGGTCGAATGCATTTATCTATCACCTGTTcagaaagtgaaaatattttgataatgattcgatataagaaaataataaaacaataaacagGAGTGGAtggacaagttttttttcttccactttaTCCTGGTTTTTTATCAGGCCAATGAAATATTCTGCagacaatttattgaaaagaaaacgagcAGACTGATTTAcctgagagaaaaataattctacgAGCAGTTTTTATCTCTTACGTGAACTCTCATTCCATCGTCGATCGGATAAGATCCCAACAAGCGATCACCCTGGTCAGGCTTGCAGatcaatttgtcatttttatcatACACCTCTAATTTCATGGTAGCTGAATTACCGCCGGTAAGAAGTTCGAGTTTGCCCTGAAACAAGAGTCAGTTGTTATTTAGGCAATAACATTCTGAAAGTTAAACATGAGTAAAAAAGAGACAGGATTATATTTACTACTTCACTGTTATTTCCCCAACTTTGCTAAGCTATTTTACGTAAACTTGAATATCAGGCTACCGGTGACAAACCTTAAAATCATCGAGAGTAATGCCTTTTTGAAATCTCCTTTCGACGCAGCAAGTTTGTTGCCCCGAATTCGTGATGTTTAGGTTAACGAAATCTGAGGTTACCACGCTGTATGTTGTCATTTTGAACAACACCTATTTGCCTGATAAGATATAGATCTGTTCAACTGTACAGTTTGTACAAATCCTCGAATTCACGATTTACACCAATCAATCTAGACAGTAGAATTAATATATGCAATTGATGAATCCAAATAGAAGAATATTGTTAAACTATATCAATCGGGACGATGTAAGATAACTTCTACATTTGACAGTTAGGCGTCGGCTGGATAACTGAAGAAAGTGCCTGCATTGCCGCAACATTGACTACAGCCGTATGTTGGGTAGCCTGCGATAAGGCGTATCGAAACCCCAATCATTTGTACTTGATGATCAAAAGTTGAATTGATCTGTGAAACATATTAGGCTTGTTTTCGCGTAATTTTGTATTTGCTCTGCTATTCTTATCGTCGTAAATACGTCACTTATGAAAAGACAAGGTAGAAATGGGAAAGCACTAAATATATTGTATTTCCGCAGCAGGACCttacataaaataatttaatttctgtaaaagaatatttccaatttatctatttatgtatgtatgtacattcgGTTTGAATCggtaaggtgaaaaaaaagaaaactatgtaattatgtacatgtatatgtataattatgatATAATTGTTTTCTTCATCGCACTTTCTTCTGCCAAATCCTTCactttccctttttttcgtACTCACTGGAACTCCTTGAACATATCTTTACTCGGTTTTTCTCGATCCACGAGCTTTCCAAGCTGACTGGAGATTCCAGGAAAAGTATAACGAAAAGAAATGTACTTGAGATGCAAGAAGCAGAAACGCGTACCATAATAATCCATATGGCATTCCCTGTAacgaattaaattaataaatacacaaATTAAGCTCACAAATCATATTTGGTATAACTGATCAATagttttgaatttgttcaaacTCTCAAACCTATAGTTTGCATTTGCTTTCTTCATCAATGATTCGAACACCTCATATTTTAAAAACGAAAGTGCGTCCTACCTGCCAAAGTTGTATATTTTCTTTGTCGTTTTTAGTCAAATAAGTCCAGACATCCTTGAAGTAGTAGACTACACCATAGATGAGTGGTCCGTAACCAAGTACCACGATTCCAAACATATACCTCTGTATTGTCTTAATCCTATTGTAGCGTATGGCAGATAAGGCTAAAAATGAAAGTAATAAGCTTGCGCACCATATGTATTCCCACCAAAGAGGCTGAAAATCAACAATTGCAGGTTGTTACTTGGTATAGAATACAATAGGTGAATAGAATTTGATTCATTATCGACACATAGATTCCCCATCCTCCAGTCAACCCTTCGTTTAAATTACCACAAGCCCAAAGGAAAGACCATACTTCTCATAACAATATCAATGTATTAGCATGACGTCAGACTattaaaaacataaaaaaattcaaaggtaTGAAATGACCTGAAACTATTTTCCTGTAACTCTGATCAAGTTAATGCGAGTTGAAGATTCGAACTAAGATCGGTAATGAAATGCACACCCAGACTAAAGAAGGGTTTACCATTGGTTGCTGATTCAAAAAAGGCGAATGAGCGAATTCATGAGCTGATATTGAGTACTTAAtaatattgttgttattgttacctGTGGTATTTGTAGCTCTTCAATTTCCAACACAAATATATCCAAGTGATCAAGTATGTCAGCGGATAATTTAGCCAGCATtacaaaaaatagtaaatagtggaaaaatatacaatactTTAATCTGGACTTATTCATTGCGCTGaaaatgttaaattattatatttattcattttaatatttgttttccTCTTCCGCCTTCTTAACATTGCAAATGATTGTGACATAATTGAATGATTAAGCGTTAATGTAAGTTATTGtctattttttgttaataaaataGAAGAGACAGTTATAGTTGCAAATACTTCACAGAATCTTGAATCAgtcaaaagaaagaaaaaaaaaaaaaaaaaaaaaaaacggaaggaACAAAATACGATTTAGATATGTTAACAGCCGACTTTATAAAATCGGAATAAATCATTGATGAATATGAGGTTAAAACCATACTTATCTCTATAAGTCTATGGCTAAAACCATCTGTGAACGATGCGACGGCAATGAGGAAAGTGCGAGACACACGGATAGAGATTTGATGACAGAAAATACGTTCTAATTCTAccgagaaataaatgaaagaaattcaacAGATTGATAGAAGTTGTATCGAGTAAAATATGAATAGGAGGGTTGATTTCAATACACAATTATGCGCGTGGGAATGTAAAGGCGACAGGTAAATTTTAGAAATGATATTAAAGAGCTTTATATGGatggttatttattttattttattatttacctgAATTGATACTGTGCGGCGATTCGTTGTCTGTGTAAAAAATCAGTACCATCTGTGCCCAAGGCCTGAGATGCGGTTAATTTCGAAGCCATATTATTCCGTGAGTGAACGTTGTGTACCTCCGATTACTAATTTAGTTCAAAAACTCGTGCAGCCTGTCTTTGCCAAAAAGTTTTCAGGTAGGACACGACTATTTTTAAACACTCGCAGCCATCTTCGTAACCCTCGTACTTCAACCGCGTAATCCACCCAAGACACGCCAGCTTCCACGTTATCCACGCTTGGGATGAACGAATAGTTAGACCAAAGAGTTAGACGATACCCAATCAATGTAACTTTTTACATTTCCCAccatccaagcattctgattggtttgCAAAGTTTAGTCAACCAATCAGACCGCTCGGATGGTGAGAAATGTCAAAAGTTACACGATAGATAGCCTGATCGATGCCGATTAGTTTTTTGTGCAATAgtgtttttttcaacacaaattgagaatatttatcaacttttcaaatcaaatatcaactttttaacCAAATccatgatttcaaaaattgaataaaacatgCAAATTCGTTTACTGTTGAAGGCGGTTTATTCGCTGTTACGCCCTTCATTTCTTACTTCAAACGTTCAAACTGAGAATTTGTGTCCACTCACGAAGGAATTGATTAACGTAAAGTTTTATTAACAGATACCCTGAGTACAAAAACTGATTCAGGTTGCTACAACgtgattaaaatatatatatatatattcctatCCTATTATCATCATGGTACTGACAGTAACATACGTAACGTTATGGGCATAATTTGAAATGTCAACTTTTCATATAATTCTATAACAGAAAAGATCCAAATTAACGTAAATTAGAACAGATCGCGGCGAAAAAAGAATTCTAAAAAACTACATTCATGTTATCAACGATTGGagataattaataacaatacgGACTCGTACATTATGTAATTCATACAGATGATACACGTAAAACGTGACGAGAAGAGTTTAACAATTAAATTGTTGTGATTAGTTAATACCGTGTAtttaccactactttcatttCTTATATTTTAATGCACGAACTACTGCTATTATCGCTACGTTATTTCGAAGACGTACTACTAACtcatttatgtatgtatattgtattgtaaatatatgtttatatatacaaacatacatatataaatatcataATACTTGTTACTTGGACTAATCACTTACTTCTtcaatacaataatttattcatctcaCTTCGACTCTATATTGTGCTACAGTAAGTAATATTTGCTAATCCGATTTTTTGTCTTTCGATTTAACATCTTCCCAACCCGACCAAAAATAATTGGTCCGCAAGTTTCGTAAATGCAcgattcattttcaataaattaactATAGACGAGCATATTTAGATTCACTTGGCTTCTTTTCTATCACTCTCTCAGACACGCTCTTTGATTTTGCGTTCAGGAACTGTAAGCGAATGATCAAACTTACACAACCAGTGCGCCATTCATTCGATCCGTTAATTCACTGAGAGCTTGTGTGTAATTCACAATAATTCACAGTACTACACGGTGCTACACGTGTACAACATCGCAttgatcgataaaaattgatcgttTGTAATTGATACTTAATACTTCAAtgaaacataataataatagctaTTGTCTAATTATCGATACTTTTAAATGCGTTAAAATTcatgtatattattttctgCATTTCATTGGAACATAAATCCCTCCCCACCTCAAAAATTTACTGccaataatatgtataattgtatgcAGCTGTCATTTTATGTACACAATCTGCAATCAAAATTAccaattgtataataatatatatatctatcttcCTAATTCATTCAGGGTTATTTCcctgttttttggttttttctacttattttatgttgtcgaaaaaaatcgtaaatcaTACTGTGATAAAAACTTCccataaaaagtaaaattgtaACCTTTTgcttgtgatttttttgttttatgatCCCTCGTTATCTTCTAGTTGCTTCTTGTGCTTCTCTTTTccagagtaaaagaaaaataataaaaattgttatactcTACCATGAGACCTCTGAACTTCGACGATATTTACATTTCGTAGCTCTGATGATCCGATCTAGATTCAGAAGACTTGGGAGAGGACAATGTTTTCAACACAGAAATCACGTTCTCTGTTACCGTTGGATGAATACTCATTTGCAGTTCAGTCAACGATTCTTCAGTCTGGCAATATCATATAAATATCAGTTCAATTGTGTATACAGGTATAAAACGGGTCATAACTGAAATTCCGGGAATATAGTTTCTGTTGATAATAtataacagaaaatattaaatcaCCTGTCTCAATAACTGAGCCGCTGTGTGCAAAACTCTCTGCCACTTTCTCATTTCCACATTATGAAGACTCTCTTGCTGTTGCAACAAGTTTATCCAATCTTCCTCTGTTTTTGGcgtatttctaaaaaaaattgaatgtgaTACAAGATAAAGATTATCAATCTGACAACGACACTTTTTCTTTAAACTTTAAACTTTATTAATCTTACTTGAGAACGTGTAGATCCATAATGGTGTAAGCAGCAGCCTCTTCTAAGCcccataatttataataaagtaAACCATTTATTAGCATGAGGCATAAAACTGCTAGGAGAAGTATCCAGCTTACTATGTTGCTGGTGTCGTTGCGAACACCTGAAACTTGGAGAAAAACCAAGGTTGATAGAATGAAAGTTGATATACGCGAGACAGATTTATcgtttccatattttttaacagCTTTTTCACCATTGTTGTTGTATACTCTTGGCAAGTCTGCTGTAACGGCTTGGTGGCAAGACTGTAGATGATCTGTGGGATGTGCTTGGAGAGATGCACCAGCACCGGTCAACCGCCTTCGTCGTCTCGCCTTGCGTTTCAACCCTACTCCAACGTTACCTTCCTCACTTTCAACGCTCAGCGCTTTTACCAAGCTACCAAAATACTCTTCCAATCCAGCCCAACAATTTTTCTCGATGAAACCTACATTGTAACAAAGAATACaagagaaatgtttttttttttctacacaacaGAACTTTTGGTTATTCATTTGTTATAGAACTAAGGAAGCGAGCAACTCAAAGGACTGGTGAATCGCTGAATGAAGGTAATGTTATtcgaaaaatagaatattgcTTTGTGAGTACGATAATGAAAACAAACATAGGCTTTTGAGGTTTTTTGCTCAATTACTAGGCAGCTAAATTACCTTTAATATTCTACTCACTTTTAACAAGACCCCAGACACTCTTCTTGTATTTAATTTGTGAAAATACTGCAAGGTTTGTCTCACCCTCCGTAGAACTTGTCATACAGTAATGCGTGTGAACACTGAATGAATCTGCATAAGGTATACCTGCGTTATTACTCTCTATATCTATACAGTATAGATGTCCAGGTCTGCTGCATGGTAGCATTATCTATATTATGGAAACAAGAAACATGTGAAAAATACTCACAAATCAGTTTCTTCATCATGACAAACGTTCTTTTGAAGATGAATTCTTGGTGAATTTCACTCTCAAAAGCTTTATCAAACGAATTAACATACCTGCGTCTCTGTTACTTGGGAAGACTTCGGGCCAACAGATTGCGACAGTGATATAGTTAGTGAAACTGTTCTCGATTTTTGACCCGTTTGACTGTCTTGCGTCCATGCCGATTGTACCAGATCtgaggaaagaggaaaaaaatacagaatattTGGATTTGAAGAAACACCGTTCAGCAACGTGCGTCAAGATTTTTTCCCCGCATGTATAACGATAATTAAACTTACCGGTGGTTTTTCGAGCCGTATGAAAATCTAAGAAAAACTTTGAGTTGGTAAAGAGCAATGTGAACAATTGATCTATATGAATAGGTAATGTTGCGTTACAAAGTTGCCGTCCATCGTGTACAGCTGAGCACACTGCATTACTGCGAAGGGCAATGCGtactgaaaaaacaaaacgaatcagaaaatcatcaaaattgtCAAATGCTTCAACAACTGATCAGACTGAGACATAAGTCGTATAATATCGAATAATGTCagttgaaatatataaattttaattgattgtTTCAACCGATCATAAACTTACATGGATGCTTCTCGGCCTCGCTCTCCGTGGTATCACTGAGATCGGTAGGATCCAGATTCGACTCCGGTCTTGTCGGTGAACGTCTGTCTAGTTCAGGATTACACGAATTGTTGGGCTGAGGTGGCATTAGTAGATTGTCTGCATTAATCACTGGTCCCCCTTCGGCTTCGGAATACGATTCGACTGAGAGTTGAGTGGAGATTTTTTTGTCCTCTGGTGCGGGTAAAAGCGAAGGTACATAATCTTCGTCGTCGGAAGTAAGGCCAAGCTCATCACCGTAGCAGGCATGAACAAGTTGCCACATTTCAGTCATGCTCATTGGTTGGCCTATCAGTGCATTTTGCCAAACTCGGAAGAGCATAAGATA contains:
- the LOC124411906 gene encoding tubulin-folding cofactor B, whose amino-acid sequence is MTTYSVVTSDFVNLNITNSGQQTCCVERRFQKGITLDDFKGKLELLTGGNSATMKLEVYDKNDKLICKPDQGDRLLGSYPIDDGMRVHVIDKCIRPDDETAQVDKFELSESEYAKRSDTVKAFLERNKLGKYNEEETKRREEEKRREEEADEAAAKACKVGDRCETQVPNQPRRRGTVMYVGKTEFKSGWWIGVKYDEPLGKNDGSVQGKRYFDCLPNYGGFLKPAHIKVGDYPEEDFNLDEEL
- the LOC124411911 gene encoding protein jagunal, whose product is MASKLTASQALGTDGTDFLHRQRIAAQYQFSAMNKSRLKYCIFFHYLLFFVMLAKLSADILDHLDIFVLEIEELQIPQPLWWEYIWCASLLLSFLALSAIRYNRIKTIQRYMFGIVVLGYGPLIYGVVYYFKDVWTYLTKNDKENIQLWQGMPYGLLWYAFLLLASQVHFFSLYFSWNLQSAWKARGSRKTE
- the LOC124411888 gene encoding pleiotropic regulator 1 isoform X2 → MDVQRHSVHTLVFRSLKRTHDMFLSNQGTLPPVDPSTELLKKAIKSKDSYSPVLDRVRRNNHLKSNHDHNSDPPPPGDDTFNGGNNSSAMVPYGGGMGSSVSLSSTMPANTNSSSSTVMNLPPKKTPAIAKPRWHAPWKLYRVISGHLGWVRCCAIEPGNDWFATGSADRVIKIWDLASGKLKVSLTGHISSVRGLAVSHRHPYLFSCGEDRQVKCWDLEYNKVIRHYHGHLSAVYSMALHPNIDVLVTAGRDSTARVWDMRTKANVHTLAGHTNTVASVICQAAEPQVITGSHDCTIRLWDLAAGKSRATLTNHKKSVRSVVFHPTLYMFASASPDNIKQWKCPEGKFIQNLSGHNAIVNCLAVNADGVLVSGADNGSMQLWDWRTGYNFQRLQAPVQPGSMDSEAGVFSITFDMSGTRMITTEADKTIKVYKEDDTASEESHPINWRPDIIKRRKY
- the LOC124411888 gene encoding pleiotropic regulator 1 isoform X1; the encoded protein is MDVQRHSVHTLVFRSLKRTHDMFLSNQGTLPPVDPSTELLKKAIKSKDSYSPVLDRVRRNNHLKSNHDHNSDPPPPGDDTFNGGNNSSAMVPYGGGMGSSVSLSSTMPANTNSSSSTVMNLPPKKTPAIAKPRWHAPWKLYRVISGHLGWVRCCAIEPGNDWFATGSADRVIKIWDLASGKLKVSLTGHISSVRGLAVSHRHPYLFSCGEDRQVKCWDLEYNKVIRHYHGHLSAVYSMALHPNIDVLVTAGRDSTARVWDMRTKANVHTLAGHTNTVASVICQAAEPQVITGSHDCTIRLWDLAAGKSRATLTNHKKSVRSVVFHPTLYMFASASPDNIKQWKCPEGKFIQNLSGHNAIVNCLAVNADGVLVSGADNGSMQLWDWRTGYNFQRLQAPVQPGSMDSEAGVFSITFDMSGTRMITTEADKTIKVYKEDDTAVRLVFYMKFCMNLFIMIVSYSQFFLFFCKTKLKYICMQRPNSMTIIYVWNFRFVSPLIIVIDNNHFVTN
- the LOC124411875 gene encoding protein Aster-B-like; amino-acid sequence: MWQMAVHIADFGPAASELLLLYENDSATPGGDPTSIMNKSAENVSTSSHDSITSNNLSLTIANPTIGVSGNDGSTSNLIDINLGGGSGCNSPSPSPTPSPWPSPRPYTKRDHSRPHSDVANFVNKDISPSKLDDQQNQEAINRSSDSAEPGRNSAYEVRKESRAGDRTKKKSSWYNVLYPTYKSRSEDFKRIFKDVPDDERLVVDYSCALQRDILVHGRLYVSQNYICFYANIFSWETSVSLRWKDVASITKEKTALVIPNAILVCTETDKFFLTSFGARDKAYLMLFRVWQNALIGQPMSMTEMWQLVHACYGDELGLTSDDEDYVPSLLPAPEDKKISTQLSVESYSEAEGGPVINADNLLMPPQPNNSCNPELDRRSPTRPESNLDPTDLSDTTESEAEKHPLRIALRSNAVCSAVHDGRQLCNATLPIHIDQLFTLLFTNSKFFLDFHTARKTTDLVQSAWTQDSQTGQKSRTVSLTISLSQSVGPKSSQVTETQIMLPCSRPGHLYCIDIESNNAGIPYADSFSVHTHYCMTSSTEGETNLAVFSQIKYKKSVWGLVKSFIEKNCWAGLEEYFGSLVKALSVESEEGNVGVGLKRKARRRRRLTGAGASLQAHPTDHLQSCHQAVTADLPRVYNNNVSGVRNDTSNIVSWILLLAVLCLMLINGLLYYKLWGLEEAAAYTIMDLHVLKNTPKTEEDWINLLQQQESLHNVEMRKWQRVLHTAAQLLRQTEESLTELQMSIHPTVTENVISVLKTLSSPKSSESRSDHQSYEM